Within Roseiconus lacunae, the genomic segment AGCCAAAGCTCTCCCCTTCGCACTTGTGTAGATACCAATGCCCAGTGGGAGAGTGAAATGACTTAAGCCGAATCTTTCGTGTTCAACTGCTTAGCACCGGTTGGGTACGTGGGGGTATGGTATTCACTCAACCGTGGCTAACGCCATTCGGCTAAACCTAAAATCGAATTGGAACGAAGCACTCCTACCGTCCCTTCAAGACTTTGATCCTTAGCCGGAACCTGCTAGTGTTGGCGACTTGGTCGCAGAGGTAGGCATTGCGTGGTGGCTGGGGCATTTCCGCCTGCATTCGGTCCTTGCATTAGCAGTCGTTAACATAGTTGATTCTATACGAGTGACCGACAGTAGATTCCGAATGAAACAAAACCAACTTGCTGTCCTATTGACGTTGTCGTGTTTATTCACGGCTGGCTTTTGCGCCAATCGCTGTTGTTATTCACAAGACGCGCGATATCGCATTCAGCTCGAGCCACGCCAACGTGCTGCGGCAAATGATCCAGAGACTCGCTGGTACGCCTCGCCGGTCAAGACGGTCACTGGCGTCGTCGAACAGATCGACGAGCACCAAATCTCTATTCTTGTTGACGGCCAAACCATCGCCCAGCGTCACTCGGCGGCACGGTTAATTTCGATTGAGCCCCTCGACCTTCCCGACGATCAACGACAAGCGATCGATGCGTTTGGCCGGCAAGCTTATACCGATGCCTTAACCGGATTGATTCGCAGCGTCAGTGAAAAAGAGGTCTCGCAACGACCGCCGGTTTGGCGTCAGCAATGGCTGTCGATGCTGGCTTCTCAAGCAGCGATGCGAAGTGGACGTGGTGAGATTTCGCTTGAACTTGTCAACCAACTCGATTCGCGTCCGCTTCCCCAGGTCGTCGTCGCATTGCTACCGATCGATTGGACCGGCACGGCCGAGGCGACATTGTTTGATTCGGCAGCGAAGATGGCTTCATCGCCGTCGCTGGCCGTCAAACTCGTCGCCGCAAGCTGGTTATTGCGATCTCCCAAGTACCGCCCGGCTGCTGAAACGGCGATCAAACGGCTATCAAAGCAAAGTGATCGTCCCGTCATCGCGATGCTCGCCACCCAGTTGGCGTGGCAAACAAATTCACCGGCGAAGCTGAGTGAGGACTTTGGCGTGTGGCGATCATCAATCGATTCGTTGCCAATGTCACTGCAAACGGGGCCCCTGATCTTAATCTCTTCCACTGCCCGCCGACTCGGGCTGAAAGACGAATCGAAAGCCCTGAACCTATCGCTGATCCACGCGGCCCCAACCTGGCATCCTGACTTACCAACTGACGATCGTCGGTAAACCCACGTGATCGCGATGTTCGTTTCTTTTTCATCGGGTTCTGTTAAGGGAACTAGCGAAACTCTTCGCAGGTGTTGGTGAAAGGCAATTAAGCCGACTGAAAATCACCTTCCACTGCTCGGAGAGAATCATGACAATCGCCACCCGTTCAAACGCAACCCTGTTCGTCGCACTCGTCATTTCCAGCTTTGTCGCGTCCAGTGCTTCGGCACAATCCGCCGGATCATGGGTCGATATTGGCCGTGGAAAGGTCGGTGCCGGAAGTAACGCTAAGGGAATGTTCCAATTTGGAAAGAGCCGAGCAAGCAGCAAAAATGGCGTCGACTTTGGCCACGGGTTCGCCGTCGGGGCGGGCCCCAATGGCATTGCGTTGAGCAATTCGGTTGGTGTCGGCGGTGGTCCACTGGGAGCCGCCCACAACGTGCAACTGAACATCGGTCGTGGCGGTGCCCACGTCAGTCACGGCGGCGTCGTCAGCCAAGGTGGAAATCGTCGCGTGATCAGCGGCGGCCAAACAGGAACGCGTTCCAGCGGTCGCGTCTACGGGGGCAGTACGTCGACCGGATTTGGCAATCGCACCAAAACCTATTCGAAGAGCCGAACCACCAATTTTGGCTCAGCCGGAAGTTACTATGGCAGTCAACCAACCTCGTCGAACCGCCGCATCATTCGTACCTCGGGGCGCCGGTTTCGCCGCTAGTCCTTCGTCGAACATCGATTTCAAGGTTTCACAATGAGGCTGGTGTTTCGCGTCCATCGAAATTTTTGGCGCGAAACACCAGCCGATGTGCGTTAGCACCGGTTGTCCGCAGACACGACGGAAGTCTCAATCAACCGTGGCTAACGCCATGCAGCGAATGAGAAGATCCCAAGATAAATCAGCCGATGTGCGTTAGCACCGGTTCCGTGAACAGGCGTAGTCTGCACTCAACCGTGAAGATCGCTATTTCGCAAGTCACTCGTCAATCGAACTGGCCCTGATTCGTGAATGCAATGCCGACGACGATGCGGATGGGGACAGTGATGCTTCTGGGGCAAACATAACGCCTCTCAAAACAACGACGGCGACGAGGTCTAAATGGTAGACTATTGCATCAACGATGACTTTCGTCGCAGGCATGAGATCTGCTGTGCTGTGATCTCATTGTTTGGTTGTTTTATATGCCCCAACACTGGAATTGGCTTTGATGAGGGAATTGCCGTTCAGCCGCAGATCTTGCTGTCAGATTATGGCGGGCGGCATCGTAGCCGCACCGTCTAATGTCCTTGGATACAAGTCGTTAAGTAATGACCGACGATGGCAGCGAAGCCAACGATGGTTGCTCGATCAACAATCTGATGACGGTGGGTGGCATTCAAAGAACTACCGAGACCTGGAAGATGGGTTGGGAATGACAGCTCTGGTCTTGTATGCGTTGTCTCAGCGACGAACGTCAAACGAATCGGAACCAGCCGATGCGACACGCCGTGGGATTTCGTTCCTGGAAACGCGTCTATTGAAAAGACTCAACGACACCTCGGCGGACACGCCACTCAGCCGAGAGAATTACACAATCGCGCTGTTATTGGCAGCCTTGCGACCCTACGATGAAGTGGTCTTTGCTGGTCTAACTCAAAAGCTCGCAATACGACTCAAACAACGCCAACGGAAGCACACTCACGACTCCGAAATGAGCCGAATGAATGCCGGGGGATGGGGCTTTTCTGATTCGCCAATGCGAGATTCTGTCTCCCAGGCATCTGCCAATGTCTCTGTCACCGCTTATGCTCTCGAAGGACTCCAGGCCGTCGGCGCGTTAACTGATGTCATTCAGACCGCCGTATTGCGATTCATCGACCGGTGTCGTTCGAGAGAGCGACTCACCAAATCGATCGGTTATTTCTTTACACCCAACCCTAATGATCCGCTTAATAAAGCAGGAAGTAGACGTACTTCAAACGGCGAACTTCATGCCCGAGCGTATCGATCCGCGACGGCAGATGCTCTGGTTTGTCGATTGATTTGCCTCAAGCAACATCAAGATCCGACCACCCAGGCGATATTCAAATATTTGTGCCAAGACTTAAGGGAGTACCTAACTCAAGTTGACACTAAAAGTCATTCTGTCGATGTGCTTCGTGGGATCGATTTCTATCATGCCGCGTCATTGGGAAGAGTGTTGCGACTCAATCCGGAACCGCAGCTGCTTAAGCTGCAATTAGAGTACTTGAGGGCACTCGAATCATGCCGGCAAGACGCCGGGCAGTACTTTAGCCCCTATCCCTGGATGCGTGAAAACGATCCGTTAATTGCAACGTCGTTTGTTCTCATCGCATCGGCAGCTTTAGCGACACCGTAGCGAAGCATTACTGCCAATTTGCAAGCGGGCGATATTGGCTGCAGCCCCCAGTTTCCCCGGATGGAGTGAAACGAGCCCAAATCTCAAGTGT encodes:
- a CDS encoding prenyltransferase/squalene oxidase repeat-containing protein, coding for MRELPFSRRSCCQIMAGGIVAAPSNVLGYKSLSNDRRWQRSQRWLLDQQSDDGGWHSKNYRDLEDGLGMTALVLYALSQRRTSNESEPADATRRGISFLETRLLKRLNDTSADTPLSRENYTIALLLAALRPYDEVVFAGLTQKLAIRLKQRQRKHTHDSEMSRMNAGGWGFSDSPMRDSVSQASANVSVTAYALEGLQAVGALTDVIQTAVLRFIDRCRSRERLTKSIGYFFTPNPNDPLNKAGSRRTSNGELHARAYRSATADALVCRLICLKQHQDPTTQAIFKYLCQDLREYLTQVDTKSHSVDVLRGIDFYHAASLGRVLRLNPEPQLLKLQLEYLRALESCRQDAGQYFSPYPWMRENDPLIATSFVLIASAALATP